In Engraulis encrasicolus isolate BLACKSEA-1 chromosome 2, IST_EnEncr_1.0, whole genome shotgun sequence, the sequence GCACAACTGTaatgacagaaaaaaatgcaacaaacagctttgcctacATCATGTGAAAATCTGCATTAAAGACTGAATGAGCCAATAACAATGGTCTCACCATTGCAACAGACAAAACGTCGGCTGTCGAGGCAATTGTAATTGTGCCACCCTCCCCTCCCGTTCATGGCCACACACTCCTCCATAACAGGTATGTTATCTGGCTGGCCTTCAGCCCAGTTTCTGAACTCAGGCTCATTATCTCTATGGAGAGCCCTATCCTCCGACCAGCGCCACTTAACACTATTCCCATTCTTCAGCCCAATCCAAGCCCCCACTTCCACCAGCACAACGTCTGCATTCTGCATTGCAATCGTGATCTTCTCTATTTCTGCCATGTCATCTATGGTGGCGAGGTCAACGAAGTTCTCCCTGCAGTACCGCTGGGCTTCTAGCCAGGTCTTGCTTTCTTTCACCACATGGAACTGACGTGgcatagaggagaagagacggcACACACCTGAGAGGGGAAAaagggtacagacacacacatggacgcacgcgggcgcacacacacacacaaacacacacacacaaacacacacacacacacacacacacacacacacacacacacacacacacacacacacacacacacacacacacacacacaaagagttggGGAAGGTTTAGTGTTgacacaagagaagacaagacttTCAATGTTTGAACACCAATGAAATGGACTGCAAAAGCCATGTGTCACACTTTATATCCTTGTTCACTTGGTCTGCCATTATAAGGGCCAGCGTAAGAGCCAGCCACACCAACAAAAGAAAAGCCTCATTCTTACATGAGAACACAGTAAAATGTGGTGTCACTTTCAGAGTAAATTTATaacccagaggcagcaagactaagcacctctcttgcagccttcaagaaacaactaaagacattcctctttcgagagaatctactagactaatgattgaactggccttgccccagggcagaatcctgacatgatgtttagtttagtttagtttgtgagtgtgtgtttgtgtgtgtgtgttctcgttatttcctctttattaaaaaaagaaaaaaaaaacaacaactaacccctctttgtaatttgcacttgttgttctgtatatctcctgtgcactttgtatttgcttgtgatgttggcttgattatgtcctcttctgaaagtcgctttggttataaagcgtctgccaaatgcaatgtaatgtaatgtaataatgtaatgaatcCAAGTAGAGTATTTGCAACTCTGTGGAGAACCAAACTACTATAACATGGTCAAAAGTCAgggtaaaattctgcaggtggccattGTTTTCAATTCTAGatgtttacacaatattgagtagaattaaagATGAGATGTTACAAGGACCAAATAGTAAAATTATCACCATTTTTGAGTGGGATCAAATATAACCTGAATTAAGTTAATTTCAGCTCTTCCAGAATAATATTAAAATTGGTATTTTTTCTGTGAAGAGGGTGGACCCATGAACAGGGCAGCACAGACATCAGACATTCAGATTAAAGACAGAGGAAGCACTAAATATGTAAGGGATGACTGACGACATGGTGTTAGTTCGGCTATAGAAAAATAATGCACGCCGAGGTGGTAATCTGGCCATGATGCGACGTGGAGTGGCCGTTACTCCTCGAAGTGCATTATTTTTCTATATCCGAACGctgtgaagtcaattatcccacTTACACCACGGTTGCCACATTTGTCTGACATTTATTTTGGGAATAATTTCCATGCTTGGCTAAAACAAAAGCTTGAAGTACAACTACTTTCTTCCACCTCAAGTTGCGTCTTTTCATAATTTACTGGCAAACTGCCGATACTTATTCTAAACTGGAGGTTGGTAATATGGCCCAGACCCAGTTGTTTGTTCTATCACATTTGGTtgtctaacccagtgtttctccacctttttttaggcgaggcaccctttcaattcattaaaattttcaaggcaccccaaaccaaacagccgtaacatggcaccgcatccgataccacacaagcttagaaaagaaacacatttggagacctcacacgacctacgttcaaagctGACAGGGGCGAGTCGCCCCAATGTTCTGCGTGTTTCCATATGTATGATGTGACGTGTCAATTCATCGTGTGATGCTTGCAACCTTTGCACCTATTAGAACGTTACTTGCCGCATTGATACACAAGTGTCATGTGGTCAGAAAACTGGGAATACGTAGCTccttaatgcgcgctgtacctccagtggcacgctgttatagtagtggtgtcaacaatgatcgtttcggcgatccaatccaatgcggggcatggacgatccaggatcgatgcggcaagttccaggatcgatgcgccattttttttaagtttcaattacctcCGTGGaaatttcgagagcaaatgaatgttaaattagataaaagtacttcaaagcattgcaagactgatacagattgatccagactgatccagaaaacagccaataaattgttgctcagtatctgacgaCTTGTTTTGCCTCATCataactgatgaaacatttgctttgctttcagtagaaatgtaatgcattgcaatgcattgtagaattgagtcggatcggatcggatcgaatggcatagaatcggatcgaatcgaatcgaatcggatcgctacctcccgaatcgtgatcgaatcggatcgtgagggcagtgccgatccacaccactatgttatagacattgaaatgtaactaccatagcactaaaatactatgacacaacacaggccttttagtaatgcaccacaacttggtcattaccatactggtaacaacaaatgtataaagccgcgtcttaaggggttaattggtgtgcaaaataatcaaCATTACATTTAATGGATCACAATGGGAAATTCAACCCTGCCGTGGTATAATTCTCCATTAGCGGACAATAGGAGACGCCAAACTCCAATGACTAACTAGTAAAATACCAGTGTACGGTAGAATTAAAAATGTAAAGGCCTTTACAAGGGTGTAACTTTggctttgacattggtggggacagggacctaatccccccacccccaccccccaaaactgcTACAAATGATATACCTTCAGTCGGTGTACAACCGAATCAATCAATGTCACACATTGATAGTTTACATGTCTGTTTACTTCTGCCATGAAACGGGTATCCATGaaacaaaacattacaataacagaaaaaatgtaggcctactttattttcaACTATACAGCATGCAGTTAGCCTAAGTGATTTATATTTAAACAATGAACTTTCCTTCTGCAATGGTGTATTATGCGCTggtgtttatggctggtgaggcactgacttttccaattcagattttcaaatatacagctacagtattagtaaatatctgccaaataggcctacctataagtttcatatgtcatagctttcttaacataaggtaggcctacacataggcggcgctacagcaagactgttggggaagctaaaaaaaaaaaaaaaaaaaacgtcatcggagaaacggaacatttccatgcgcaactgcaacacatatccattctggctattatatgttaaaacggcttgccatatgcacgtgccgtgcgccaatggaactctcaaacgcgacaggcacacacacacgcacaccagggccggttataagcataggccggctagacagtcgcctagagcgcaatgtgaagaaggggcgccgaaatggcgctctccaatgcgtaattttgcgatatggaggtttttttatgaagtcgcaatcaacaaagcgtggcgaaagcgctcctcacggcaaagcgcccctcagccaatagtaatatcgctttcaactgtctctgggaagtctgtgaaccaataaacagacagtcctgagaaagggggcgggacgagtgacagcgtgcgatctattttgaatttggacacTCATTCAAGAGACAGACAAAGGGCAAGCGAGAACAGCaaagctgctctgctgggtggaattgttatgttctcattaaaccagtcattgcatgatgcaggagttgcagagggtgttttggaagtatgtggtttaatcagaaaccgtttgtggtaatgtaaagcctaatagttatgaggctactgtttggaattagagggaaaaagagctttgcttttgatctgagaaatcgctagttagcatgctaacattagccaagtatgccaagcaatgaaatccagtaaagtagctgttagtagcctactcactaacacccacctgacatcataatacttgcttaggttgaccagcaatgtaaagtaagactggtgccatgtttaaaacaagtttagctgccatatctccttccatccacttgaatgaattacctgcttgttgtaagcttaaaaaaacattgtttccagaccagaatgacatataggcctacattaatcatgtaagagaaccatgcacagcatgttttcatgctgagtgatgtagtattgcagacaagtgaggctatttactatattttgtatataatgaaattcaaaagcgtgacagcttttctccctttctctcaccctgtccctccggttcaaacacatagatagcccccttctcattctcctactcacaaatgcacccctatttccagtaggctacagaaatgaaattggtttggaatcatagacagcacaaatgtgtagcttattaaaattgttatgctgccatgctttgtgatgctgtaggtcagtgtttcccaaccaggggtacgtgtaccactaggggtacgcgagcacactgcagggggtacttggaaaaatgtaattttaacaaatacatagtcacactgcaatggaaaaagtgatgtaaaacattagttatatataacatgagttagggggtactcctggcacaacaaaaaggcttagggggtacatgagacaaataaggttgggaaacactgctgtaggtagtgtagataggctatcaatgcagacctccttggtaggcctattgtctacacatgcatttgacatgcaaatgtactgtaccactctcctggcatttcaattccattttacaattcaaacacattgataacctccctctcatctggggttgggggcaccaccaccattacatccaagacaccacacagtgaaggtactttcatgcgactcaatctgatgtgttggtcggctgtccaaaatccatttgatgcaaaacagttattgttcttgatgctatttagttaagcttactaccggtattactcttgtgttctgtaaggtataaaaaaaaaggggggggggggcgccagaactcaaactcgcctagggcgccaaataagccagaaccggccctgactgacatacacacacacactgaaggtatgggaggaagacggctagttgccagaccatggactattatctcccaaaaatgtctcgagcaatcaaatcatacacccgaatgtTCAACTTCACCTgtgactctttctctccatcgccGTCTGCCTGTGTTGTAGTGTGGCGTTGTGATGTTGGATCTGTCACCTGGACAATAAAATGGGCCATGAATGCCATTTCATTGAAAAATGTTGGatagctttttttgtttgtttgtcattatgctaaggtgcccgccgacgttttacaaaggcgccctcgtgataaatctgcctcgtgttatgttgacgaggagttattgtgtcactgtcacaaacattctatcatttgcaggaggagtaccatcacaaatatgtgattagaattttgcccaaattttgagttctcattatgatgtcataatgtctttgcgagatttttaacacagacgtctatgggagctgtagagtgttccagtaaaattctagaagcacctctagaaattccttactcctcaaagggttaacatattgacagccattggatattcaactgcacaacagtctctgcagttagttgtgccatcgtagacaacttgattcatagataacgagtttgccctgctaacgggctgtgttccaaacgtcatttcattagcgagtgatagtgtgacttacagatttctttgaaaagtagctcagtatgtccactttttttcttttgcctgccatctcacttggcagtcatgtgcccgtgtcacccacgttgcaccaaagattctggaacgttagcctgccagagtaatttaataagacgtaccgtgtggtaacaccactgattagcgcagtgatagaacctaccgaaaagacctcagcttcttcttttttttttttggcgctcctgcctcctagcaaccatacacaacctagagtctcacgtgaaagaaggggaaggcacagccaatcagattggtcgtcagccttTGGCAAAGGACTTTTGGTTAACCCTTTCTTCGCCGCAATGCGAATGAGACGGGAGAGCGTTTTATCCCCCCCAGCCCCAGTGATCAAATTGGTGCGGACAAACGAtaatcgctggatattggtggggacgcgtcccttatatccatgccgaaattacgcccatgggccTTTATGTACTAAAATGTGATATGATTTTGACACAGAGATAATTGCATAATTGCATTTTGCAATTGCAACATTGCACTTTTTCACAATTCATATGttcaaataggcctataactTGTAGTTGTTGTTACTGTCACTGTCATTTTCAAAATACAAAATGTATGTCCCACTAATGTGATTCAAATTATTTGATAAACACAACCTAACAGAAAAAATACAACATAACAGTTGAAGACACTAACCTAGAcccaaaaaatgaaaacattatcatCCAACAGGCGTAGGTGAAGCTGCACTGACCTGTGAACAGGAGCATCAGAAGGAGAAAAATCCCCATTTCTGTAGAAGCCGAGAAGAAAATGTAGAAGAGGTTTATTTTAGGTCGTTACACAgaccattttattttcatttgaacCTTTATTGAATTAGGACTGTCCCATTCAAACATTCTCACATTCTCTTCTCACATTAAAAAAATCAATTTATTTAAAACACAGGAGCTAAAAATTGTGTGAAATATATCTAAAAGCAATGACATTCCTCAGTGAACACATTGTTCATTTCTCTTCTAAAAGTATCTAATGAGGGTATGAGAAACCATGTTCTGTGCAACAAAGATAaggagcaaaaaaagaaaaacctgtgCGGAAGTTTCCACAACACTGCCTTAGCAATAGAAAGTAATGTACAATTAGGTTTTACAAAGGTCAAATACACAAAGGATGTCAAGGTCGTCAAGTAATGTGATGCTGATGGCTGTAGTCACGATGACAATTATTTCATGGTGAGGTGAGCAAATTAATTCAGCATGTTTCATTATTGTTATAAATCATCACATGTATCACATCACATGCCATATCACCACTGCATATAACTGAACATTAGGCCTAGTTGTAAGCATGCGTTGGGCAAGTTacacaaaaactgtaatgcatcactgattacatgttagtcttttcaaagtaatcccttacattacaatataacTATAGacctatttaaaatgtaaggcattacactacttttgcattaattTAGTTACTCTGGACAAAATAGCTCAACATGGATCTagcaatttacagtgtaaatcaaactgagtcatgactctttcactTTCAATCCAGTGTGTGTTTCGTCAGCATGGAGACTAAAAGTAGAAGGTTCAGAAATGACTTCTTTCTGACCCACTGAACACCATTGATATCCaggttacagtaaaaaaaagtatTGTAAATTaaattacttgcattgtaactagTATATATGACAGCGTTTCCCCCTGCAGAAAGTACTCTAATGCAATTGTAATGCGCTACTCCTGACACTGGTTGTACAGTAAGTGTGATCATCTCACCAAAGAAGTCGGAGAGCAGTAGCCGGAGGTATGGTGGGATGAGGTCTACCCTGTCTGTCTTTGTGAGTGTCCCGTCGTCCTGCACTTGCACTTGCCAAGCTGTCCCAAGGGATCCCTCCTTTGCACTACTGTATGCGTGACATGATCGAACATGGCTCTTCATGAGTTACCTACTCCCTTGCAAATAAAAGGTCATCAACAGATGTCCTAAATGAATGCCTCCTTGTAAATATGTCTCATATATTCAAAACATGCAAAggaacttgtaaataaatgttgTTTGCCGGTTTGCTTTTCATGCTCTGTAGGTgcggtgccagtgtgtgtgtgtgcgcgtgtgtatgtgtgtgttgtaaagaTTGGCCCTTCTGCTGGCTCcatgtacgtgcatgtgtctgcctatctgtctgtcatcAGAGATAACAGTGGCATCCTTCTGCACAAATTACTGCAGGGGGAGAAACCCCAGAGGCCCCAACAATGAAGACtctctaacacagtgtttctcaactggtgggtcgcggagccttggtgtaaaaaaaaaacgtaattgctCTAACATCTTCACTGAACCCCAAGTCTTTTGGAACCTCACAATGCCATGGAGAGGGGCCCTTTCTTACTGTCTGTCCCAGGGGTCCATGGAGGAGGGCCCTTTCTTActgtctgtcccaggggcccctggaggggggccctttcttgctgtctgtcccaggggcccatggaggggggccctttcttgttgtctgtcccaggggcccatggaggggggccctttcttgttgtctgtcccaggggcccatggaggggggccctttcttgctgtctgtcccaggggcccatggagccgTAATGCATTCCTGAAAGAGAGGGAAATATCTGTAGATCTAAACTTCtgtacagaggtgtcaaaagtaaaagtaaaagtaaaaataaaaaagaaacagtttccttccaacacaagtaacttgtctgagtaaccagtagacccacATACTTGTCTAACGATCAGCtaattctgcactggttggatcaagtttgtggtgggtccttcctaggttttcagtgtttttccgtTACAAcacaggctgtgtctcaaatcacacacttgtgcacttcgggcactgtttttcagtgcctagggcgctcacgctgaaaatttcagttgagccagtgcactgaaagtgccaggatggtcccctaacaatggcggaaaaatgcagtgcttgaatgatggacactgtacgcactaaacagcggccatgttga encodes:
- the LOC134461216 gene encoding macrophage mannose receptor 1-like, which codes for MKSHVRSCHAYSSAKEGSLGTAWQVQVQDDGTLTKTDRVDLIPPYLRLLLSDFFEMGIFLLLMLLFTGVCRLFSSMPRQFHVVKESKTWLEAQRYCRENFVDLATIDDMAEIEKITIAMQNADVVLVEVGAWIGLKNGNSVKWRWSEDRALHRDNEPEFRNWAEGQPDNIPVMEECVAMNGRGGWHNYNCLDSRRFVCCNGRDTFALVQERKNWLDAQRYCRERYTDLASVRNEIENLIVNHVRGPADGHDEDTWIGLFTDSWEWSDGSNSSFRHWYSGEPNYANENGDCAEMFLSGQWNDESCNQHKIFICSDVMVRRTQMVRVHLEAEPHVDVNDPMVQAAFLQQIGQRQKEKGLPANTKLSWSKQPDGKVFHKEKNGKKKKKKRDEL